The following proteins come from a genomic window of Anopheles ziemanni chromosome 3, idAnoZiCoDA_A2_x.2, whole genome shotgun sequence:
- the LOC131283975 gene encoding Bardet-Biedl syndrome 7 protein homolog: MELELTRVDYTNVGLTGPCCLQLLPPSSGNNSSASSSSNSGYKQQQKVAVGDQDGVLQLFSMKKDELQIHFKTLPNEKISSVKLGGQTGSVADKIFTASENKVRGFNKKGKLFLAFETSLTETIRSMCISGNDLLVCGNHVYNHYRDCKEVGSYLCGDVIVDVAALCPNNSSRLITVLACSGRVLRILEHSRVRQTVELESVPTVLYVPKGLGDRVLCGFADGSVLLFHLNLLSADVKRETLIPDRDPASDSSDGTPSAVTCLATYDLSGDGKEELIVGRRDGTLQVFAMNSDDYQFEMECTQVYGENFHESISSVQGGCVGATNYTEIVVCTYSGRVFGLTTQCISKSLSDKGTRVDDAGTPAGTPSVDSSVKLQRIRAEIYELEQTIAKERERYQLSTQALSSGLSAIPMLPVNDTFILCKDDATFLLSLEIPTPIEHVLLQCDAPISLLDVEKNTAVVSFSECDKLSGNSLLASYRCQLNTNRIDLKFRTIEGQSGTLQVYITPNLQPKCCQLKRYPIKPLSLHMIVHNITDEGLARPMNVLTLRGPFSQAEVHNWMINSIPELPEKMYETGKVRYSFRHVFIGTLLVCEYGKGEAVFRSDNISTISILKDFITKEATKKRIKLEISTSLNESSIPSLIKLIEPKIVHYNKLTKDYQVAQALIDLDIRDDEEFNTLSEEYRALVRNHKTIENEYRKQPTILNRIYGILTDLYIDKFKFKGVNVKTKLPQLIELLDNYNYDELVRFYSVAKATDEEN; this comes from the exons ATGGAACTAGAGCTAACGCGTGTAGACTACACAAACGTGGGATTAACTGGTCCCTGTTGCTTGCAGCTTTTGCCTCCATCGAGCGGAAATAACAGTAGCGCATCGAGCAGCAGCAATAGTGGCTATAAACAGCAGCAAAAAGTTGCGGTTGGTGACCAGGATGGTGTACTGCAGCTGTTCTCAATGAAAAAGGATGAGTTGCAGATCCACTTCAAAACGCTACCGAATGAAAAAATTTCCTCAGTCAAGCTGGGTGGACAGACGGGTTCGGTGGCGGACAAGATATTTACCGCCTCGGAGAATAAGGTGCGCGGTTTCAACAAGAAGGGAAAGCTGTTTCTCGCTTTCGAAACAAGCCTGACGGAAACGATTCGCTCGATGTGCATCAGCGGCAACGATCTGCTGGTGTGCGGTAATCACGTGTACAACCATTATCGGGACTGCAAGGAAGTGGGATCGTATCTGTGCGGCGATGTGATCGTGGACGTAGCGGCCCTATGTCCGAACAACAGCAGTCGACTCATAACGGTGTTGGCGTGCTCGGGCCGTGTTTTACGAATCCTCGAGCATTCCCGCGTACGACAAACGGTCGAGCTGGAGAGCGTCCCGACGGTTCTGTATGTCCCGAAGGGTCTAGGCGATAGGGTGCTCTGTGGCTTTGCGGACGGAAGTGTGCTGCTGTTCCATCTCAACCTTTTATCAGCGGATGTGAAGCGAGAAACACTGATACCAGATCGCGACCCCGCTTCCGATAGCAGCGATGGAACACCAAGCGCAGTAACGTGCCTCGCTACCTACGACCTATCAGGAGACGGTAAGGAGGAACTTATCGTGGGTCGTCGGGATGGCACGCTGCAGGTGTTTGCAATGAACTCGGACGATTATCAGTTCGAGATGGAATGCACCCAAGTGTAtggggaaaactttcacgAAAGCATTTCGAGCGTCCAGGGAGGGTGTGTTGGGGCCACAAACTACACCGAAATCGTAGTCTGCACGTACTCTGGCCGGGTGTTTGGCCTCACAACGCAGTGCATCAGTAAAAGCCTCAGTGACAAGGGCACCCGTGTGGATGATGCCGGAACACCGGCGGGAACTCCGTCGGTCGATTCATCAGTCAAACTTCAACGCATAAGGGCTGAAATATATGAGCTCGAGCAAACGATCGCCAAAGAGCGGGAACGATATCAACTATCCACGCAAGCCCTCTCGTCCGGTCTGTCCGCAATACCGATGCTACCGGTAAACGATACCTTTATTCTCTGCAAAGACGATGCAACGTTCTTACTGTCGTTAGAAATTCCGACACCAATCGAGCACGTGTTGTTACAGTGCGATGCTCCGATCAGTTTGCTGGATGTTGAAAAGAACACGGCCGTTGTAAGTTTCAGCGAGTGTGACAAACTTAGCGGAAACAGCCTCCTGGCGAGCTACCGCTGCCAACTAAATACAAATCGTATCGACCTTAAATTTCGCACCATCGAAGGTCAAAGTGGAACACTGCAAGTGTACATCACGCCCAACTTGCAGCCCAAGTGCTGCCAACTGAAGCGATATCCTATAAAGCCACTTTCGTTGCACATGATCGTGCACAATATCACCGATGAAGGTCTTGCTAGACCGATGAACGTACTTACGCTCCGGGGACCATTCAGTCAGGCAGAAGTACACAATTGGATGATCAACAGCATTCCTGAGTTGCCAGAAAAGATGTACGAAACTGGGAAGGTGCGGTATTCTTTCCGACACGTATTCATCGGGACACTGTTGGTGTGCGAGTATGGGAAGGGAGAAGCCGTCTTTCGTAGTGACAACATTTCGACAATATCGATACTTAAGGATTTCATCACCAAAGAGGCTACGAAAAAGCGCATCAAGCTTGAAATATCCACTT CTCTCAACGAGTCCAGCATTCCATCGCTGATTAAGCTAATTGAACCGAAAATCGTGCACTACAATAAACTCACCAAAGACTATCAGGTCGCCCAGGCCTTGATTGATTTGGACATTCGGGACGACGAAGAGTTCAACACACTTTCCGAGGAGTATCGTGCACTGGTGCGCAACCACAAAACTATAGAAAATGAATACCGAAAGCAACCGACTATACTGAACCGAATCTATGGCATTCTAACCGAC